In Gracilinanus agilis isolate LMUSP501 chromosome 1, AgileGrace, whole genome shotgun sequence, the sequence GTGGCCTTGGAGAAGGTCTGAGAGGCCCCAACCCCTGCAGCCCATTGCACTTTGACCTTCCCTCTTGGGGAGTTTCCTCTCACTCTTAAACACGGTTAAAATTTCTCAGCcatgggacagttaggtggcccagGGGATAGTAGCCatgggggggtcctgggttcaaatgtggcctctgacacttcctatctctgtgaccctgggaaggtcacttgaccccaattccCTAATCCTTGCTCTCTTTTTGCCTTAGATCTGCCACATAGTGTCAATCATAAGACAGGAGGTATGGATTTAAAGCAGGACTTCTCAGCTGTTGACCTCCCACTAACCTGACAATTCCCCTGAACTTTCTCTCCCTGATCTTGTTCAGCAGCCCATGAGCCTGCCCTTCTCCTTCAGCCTGGCACTTGCCGCTTCTCATTTTGGCCCATCAGCACCACCCAGTTGTTCTGCTTAGCTCTCGTCTCTCCTCCTGGAGCCTTCTTCAGTTTCTATTCTGCAACCTGCTCAATTCTTCCCAGCCAGGCCTTCTCTATCCTCCTCACTTGGCCTGGATCAACACTGTGGCCTGTGGGGTTGTTAGCCTTCATATTGGCCTCCGTTTCTCCTCCCCAGATTCAACCTCTGAGGCTCGACTTGGAGTCAGATCCCTCAGTTCCAAAGTGGCCTCggccacttactagttgtggaATCTTTGGCCTtgtcacttagcctctgcctgcctccgtttcatctgtaaaatgagaataaatagcTTCCAGCgatgctagcatttatattgtaacaattaaatagataataaactgaggcccagagtacCAAGCATGATCAATTTATTGGCAAAGTGCACGTCTTCCAGGAAGTAGGGTCTCGGCTTCCCCACTGAGCCAACACCCCAAGTTAGGGGGATGTTTTATGGTTCTGGGGGGAGTATAGGACAGAGaacagaaggaggaaggaggtgaTGTTATGGACTTGAGGACAGCATGATTGGTTACgtaactgaggcacagagagtcaCGCGATTGGTTAGAAGTTTGGTAATGAAGAGCTACCAAGGATCCCCTTCTTCCGTTATTAAGAGGTGTTCATCGTTTGATGCCACCTGGGAGACGGTGGCCCAGACGTTTTGGACAGCCAACCAGAACTCAAAGGACTGTTCAGTGGTATAAAGATACGGGCCTGCTTCCCTTTATGGCAAACAGCATCCCCCAAGGTCAGCTAAGTTCCTTGTGGCAAGAATAGAACAGGGAACAGCAAGAAAACTGGATTTCTAAACCCATTAGAGGCCAGCTGAATTCTGACTAAGTTCAGAGGCAGAGAATCCTGTCTTAGGCAGTTACAAGATAAAAGTAGCTCATTGTAAATAAAATCAATAGAAAATGATACAGAATCCATTTCTTTTAACCCAtgccttttgtcttggaatcctACTGTggatgggttccaaggcagaagagcagtaaaggctaggccatggggatgaagtgacttgcccggggtcatattgctgggaagtatctgaggtcacatttgaacccaggacctttcatctctaggcctggctctcattccttTGAGCCACCTGCCTGCCTCTACAGAATCAATCTTAATCATTTCCATAccaagcactttaaagtttgcagagtgtTCGACAGATAGTTTCCCTGGAAATGAATTGCCTTATCTGTTAAGAGGATaacatgagatatttgtaaagctctttgcaaacctccAAGCCAATACACGAATGCTAGTTATTTACTGACTTTACTACGACCATCCAGTTTCCCTCTTTCACCCGAGTCCTGATCTACAGTGTTCTCCCAGAGAAGCTTTCTGatgatctctcaggtcccttccaatgCCCACACTTAGAGGCTTCTTTTTCAGCCATCTTTAGAGTACACGCTCCTTTGTTCACTTCCCATGTTTGAGGATAATCAAGTAAGTGAAATAACCAGCCCCAACCTTGCTCTTGCCCTAGATGAGGTCCGGACAGGCACATACAGGCAGCTCTTCCATCCCGAGCAGCTGATAACTGGAAAGGAGGACGCAGCCAATAATTATGCCAGAGGCCATTACACCATCGGCAAGGAGATTGTTGATCTGGTCCTTGACAGGATTCGCAAACTGGTAAGAGCCCCACGACAACGGTAAATGGTCTTGGAGCATAGCTCCTCACTAGACGTGTGCCCGTGGCAAACTCGAAAGGGAGGGAGCTGCCTTAGCCACCATTTGGACTTGTGCGAATGCTCTTTGTTTATTTATAGGTGACATATAAGTAGCATTCTGAAGTTTTGTACAGCCCTTTCATCACTAAGCATTTAAGAGCTCATTGTATTCCAAGCACAAAACCCAGCCAGGGGGGTAGAAGTGAGGAGGGACTGCATTCTGGGCATGAGAACAGAGGACCTATAGAATGGCCCAGTGTGAGGGAGGTATGGACCAGAGCATAGATACCAAGAGGAGGGCCCAGTGGAGAGGTGTTAACTAAGCAACTGGTGCTAGGGGGCTAGAGCTTCAGAGAGAGACAAGGGGGTGAATGTATAGCCCAAGAATCATCAgtatagaaagaagagagggcTGTGAAGAGCCAGGACTCTGGTGAGGGGCCACGAAGGAGGTTCAGGATTATGAAACCAGGGAGCTGGCGATGGCTGACAAGCTCCTGGGCTGCAGAGGTCTTCACAACAGACTCTCTTCCTTTGACTCAGAGAGGCTGTCAAGCTGAGGCCATGGCAGGGTCCAAGTCTAGGTCTCCTGGCCCCAGGTCAGAGGTTTTTTGCATTGGTGGCATCTTGTTTGTTGGAATTGAGCAAAAACTTGTTCTcaggccatgttggcaaacctatgatgcGTGCCAGgatgtgctggagggggctgctctgttcctcATCTCTCTCAcatctcccacccctctgcccagcagcccaatgggagtgcttcctccctcccctgtctggggtaaggggaggcTTATGTGCAGCCTGAGGGTTGTGGTTTGGGCACTCGGGCTCtgaggtctctaaaaggtttgccattacagGCATGTGCTTTAAagctgagggaggaggaagggttcCAAAATTAACTATGGtgattcctgccctcagggaacctTCCATCTAGTAGCCAGGTCTGTTTGTACCAACATTTTAAGGCTCCAATTTAATTTAAGGCTCTAATATGTGTGCATATTCCCTCCTCCTGGACCCAGGGTCATTGTGTGACATGAGGAGGCCCTGAAGAACTTTTGTGAGGGAAGACTAAGAATAAAAACtctaaaatacaatgaaacttgagTGGGGGAATGGGAGAGGGCCATCAGGAATAACTTTGGGGGAGAAGTTCATGGAGAAGGAGGTGGCACTGGAGTGGGGCTTTGAGATCAGAAATTAATAGGCTTAGTGATGGAGAGGACTCTGTGAGTTTAGAGGAAGTCTTCTGTGCTTCCCATTTCTGTGGGACGCTGGCTAATGTGGGTTCCTTGATGTTACTGCTTGAGATCAGTGGAACATCCTTGGTGGGTAGAAAAGTGAGGAGAGGATTGACTCTGCAGCACTGTTGGTGATGGCCTTATGCAGGATTGGGATGGATGGCTAACAAGAacgtttttttgtcaatgtagtgCCATCTGTGTGTCTTTCCAAAAGAGATGAAGTCTGTGTTTTAGGTGAAAGTTTTGGAAGGGACCCAAAGAGGCTTTCTTGAAATCCCTTTCTGAACCTTTAGGAGAAGCCAGACTTGTGGCAGTCTGCGGGGGCCCCCCAGAGAGGCTCCGGCGCCCTTCGGTGACGGCCGTGTCTTGTCTGCTCTCTCCCTCAGGCGGATCTGTGCACCGGCCTGCAGGGCTTCCTCATCTTCCATAGCTTCGGCGGGGGCACCGGCTCCGGCTTCGCCTCTCTGCTCATGGAGAGGCTCTCCGTGGATTACGGCAAGAAGTCCAAGCTCGAGTTCGCCATTTACCCGGCCCCCCAGGTGTCCACGGCGGTCGTGGAGCCCTACAACTCCATCCTCACCACGCACACGACCCTGGAACACTCCGACTGCGCCTTCATGGTCGACAACGAAGCCATTTACGACATATGTCGGCGCAACCTGGACATCGAGCGGCCGACCTACACCAACCTGAATCGGCTCATCGGGCAGATCGTCTCTTCCATAACGGCCTCGCTGCGCTTCGACGGGGCCCTGAACGTCGACCTGACCGAGTTCCAGACCAACCTGGTGCCCTACCCGCGCATCCACTTCCCCCTGGCCACCTACGCGCCCGTCATCTCGGCCGAGAAGGCCTACCACGAGCAGCTGTCGGTGGCGGAGATCACCAACGCCTGCTTCGAGCCCGCCAACCAGATGGTGAAGTGCGACCCCCGCCACGGCAAGTACATGGCCTGCTGCATGCTGTACCGCGGGGACGTGGTGCCCAAAGACGTGAACGCCGCCATCGCCACCATCAAGACGAAGCGGACCATCCAGTTCGTGGACTGGTGCCCCACCGGCTTCAAGGTAAGCGGCCCGGCGTGGGGAGGGGGGCGCCCGCTCAGGACAAAGTCCCCCGCGTGGGTCCTGTCCCCGGCCCCGAGCTCGTGCCCGTCTGACCTCCCGCCCTCCCCTCTCCTCGGCAGGTGGGCATCAACTACCAGCCTCCCACCGTGGTGCCAGGCGGAGACCTGGCCAAGGTGCAGCGCGCCGTGTGCATGCTGAGCAACACCACGGCCATCGCGGAGGCCTGGGCCCGGCTGGACCACAAGTTCGACCTGATGTACGCCAAGCGCGCCTTCGTCCACTGGTACGTGGGCGAGGGCATGGAGGAGGGCGAGTTCTCCGAGGCCCGGGAGGATCTGGCCGCCCTGGAGAAAGATTACGAGGAGGTGGGCGTCGACTCGGTGGAGGCCGAGGCCGAGGAGGGCGAAGAGTACTAGGCCAGGAGGGATGCCCGAGCCTCGCTTCCCGCCCCCGAGAGTATAACTAACTGGTTACAGAATTTGTTTACGAATAAACGTTTACGTAGTAACGCTGCGTCGTGCGCCTCTTCTCTGCGGCCTCCTGGCTCCCCCCAGGGAGGGCGTCGGGGTTCAGGGGGGCCTCTGCAATCCTCTGGTCCCATCTCTGCCCTTGACAACTTCCCAGTAAGAAGTTGGCACTGCGGAGGCAGCCCAAGGGGTACTGGGGAGGGGAAGTGCCCAGTAAGGAGAGTCTCAGAGCTGGCAGGGACCAGGGTTCCTCTAGTCCAGCCCAAAGGAAACACTTCTCCTTGGTGGCCTTTTCTGGAGGACAAACCCACCTCCCCTGGAGGCAGTCAGGGCCAACGAGCTGTTTCCTGCACCTTCTCGGCCTCTTGGCAGCCTCTCCTCAGGCCAAGCACAAGGCTCACCCCTCTTGCAAAGGACGGCCCCAGAGCTACTGGAGGATGGCATGTGTCCCCTTAGGTTTTCCTTCTGGGCCAACTAagactttttttcttgaatttggcCTCAAAGGAAATTTAGAGAGCTCTTTGGGGCCCACGAGCTCCTGTGGCTTTTGGGGTAACAGACAGGCACACAGAACAGATGggaaggagcagagtcagaactCGGGGACCTTTGGCGAAGGTTGGACGGCAGCCTGTCCTCCCTTGTAGAGGCAGTTTGTGTTGAGGCTGGGGACCGCGGCTTGGATTCTGACTCGAGAAGGAAGGGGCCCCCCCTGCCCCATAAGTGAGGTGGCCTGTGGGATAGATAACAGGCCCACATCCTGGGTCATGAGGCTTTctttttcaatagtttttttttttatctttattttttttttaaacccttgtacttcagtgtattgtctcataggtggaagattggtaagggtgggcaatgggggtcaagtgacttgcccagggtcacacagctgggaagtggctgaggccgggtttgaacccaggacctcctgtctctaggcctgactgtcactccactgagctacccagctgccccctttcaatAGAGTTTTATGGATACTTTTTAACCAAAAtttctgcctcccctccccccccagccatccctaattataatttataaaggaaaaagttAACCAAAGAAGTTGCCATTATGTGTAGTATTCTACGTTTGAGGGCCTCATCTCACGCCACCTATTTTTTGGGATTACATGTaaaacagtttttgacaattcTGACATTTCAGGAAATGGTCAGTTAAAGGTTATGCCAGTGCTCTTGTGCAGTGTGTATTTCCATGTTCCCGGAGCCGTGACAGAAGACACGCCACATaagtctcatgaaggaaataaagggaaggatTGGCGAGCTTTGATCTGCCACCAGACCCAACGTTCCTCCTTTAGCCTTGGGCAGCGCGTGCTGCTGCTTTAGGGCCGAGTTTGGTCATTATCATTTCTCCATATTGACTATCGGTTCTTTGCttctgtttacattttaatgtaaaaaaagtttttaaattattttttatcatttttttgtttgccCGGTTCTACGggcttcattttgcatcagttcgtaTGAGCTTTACTAGGCTTCTCGGTATTCATTCTgtggcctttttttctttttttttaatttccggGCAATCCAGTTCCTCCCTCACCTCCCCACACCAGAGAAGTCATAGATTGGGTCTTTGTTTCCATGACTTGGTTCATCTGTGGCTGAATATATAGtataagtttaaaagaaaaattaatccggGGAGTtctggatggagagccagacctaggacAGGAAGGCCTGTGTTCAGATCCAGCCTCCGaggcttcccagctgtgtggccctgggcaagtcacttctcccccactgcctagcccttaaggcTCTCTGCCTTGGAGTGGATGcatagaattgacactaagagaGGTCAGTGCCCAAACCGCACCCTCATAGCCCATGTGATcctctgccttaccccagacaggggaggggagcagccccccccCATCCCCCGCACACGTGCTGTAGGTTCGCCAACACGGCCGGGCACGCTGCCTCTCCCCCCTCTGGGCGCATCATCACCAGACCCATTTCCAGGGTGTTCATTTCGGGGAGTGATCTCTAAAAGCAGGACCCCACCTCATAAACCCAAATAGCGCAGCGCGCTCAGCCGGGGTCTTCCTCCGGAGGCCGCTGTCATTCTTTGTTCTAGGTCAGGGCAGCCAAGGCTCTCCCAGGGGAACGTTCTGCCATATTGACCTCCTGCTCTGCAGGGAGGTGGGGGGGGACTCCTCTGGGGCGGAGGAGGGGTGGCCTGAGGGTTTGAGGAAGATGCCTTCAGAGCTCTTCTGGAGGGTCCAGAACAAGCTCTTCTCTCCCATCCATTCCCTCAGGGCTGTCTTGGCTCTCAGAGGTCAGAGAAAAGCCCCAGAAGCCCCccaggttttcttctttttttttttttttaattttttaagagccTGAAAAAACTGCCACAAACATGATTTCCACTTTCAGGGCACGGAAGGCTGTTGGGGAAATGGTGGCAATGAGGTCTAGTGGATTCCACTGTACCTCCCAGGCACGCGGGCCCTGCTGGTCCACACTGGCCTCCCCCTTCCCCGGCTGCCTTCTGGGTATCTGGGTGTTCTCCACCAGCCCACGCCTCCCCCCTCCGTAATCACACCTGCGGGCAGCAAGCTTCTGCCTGCTTCACGCCGCATCAGCCCCCCCCAAGACACCCCTCGGACCTCGTTCTTCAGGTGAAAGGTGAAAGGGCAGCCTCGGAGTTTCCTGTTCTTGGCTACAACCATGATTCTGGCCCCGGGGGTCCTGCCCCCAGCCTCTGGTCTctgtggatttgaacccagggccttggGCTACCAGGACCCAGATGACAGCCGTTTAAATCCTTCACAGACCTTAAAGGGCTCCATAATGAAGTCGGTGGCGTTGTTGAAAAGGAAttagcggggggggggggggtgtctgcGGACCCCGGCGAGTCCCTTCACCcgcctggcctggcctggcctggctgctcctctgcccagaacAGATCCCGGGGAGCTTACTAAAGAAGGAAGCGTGAATGGGAGGACAGAAGCTCTCAGCCCATCCACCAGCCTCAATTTAAAACACGGTTTATTGTGGGTGGGAGGAAGCAGGCGGCCGGAGGCCCCTCCTGGCCCAGAGCCGCCTCTCGGGATCCTGCTTCGGCGCCGCTCCTGGGCCTGTTCGTGCCGGGTGGGGGGCCTCAGCTGCTGCTCCGGGTGGGACTCTTCCCGGCGCCGCCCCCCTTGGGCAGCCTGCTGGCGCTGGGCTGCCGAGGCCCCCGCTGGCTCGCTCCCTCTCGGCCTCCACGCTCCCCCAGCACCGGGCCGCCGCTCTTGTTTCTCCCTGGGGGACACAAGACGCTCTGTCAGGGCCCGGCGTGGCCTCCGCCCGTCCCCCCACACCCGGGGCCCGCACTACCACAGAAGCCAGCAAAGAGGGCACAGACACAAGCGCTCGAGAAGCAGCACAAGCAGCCACTGGGGGGCTCCAGGCGGGCCCCAAGAGCGGAACATGCGTGCAAAGGGACCAGCGAGTGTTTTTGTGGTGGACGGTGCTGCCCGTCTGAGAGGGCCATCAGACTGGGGGGCCCCCGAGAGGGAAGATCAGAGCAGTGGGGGGCCCCCGCCTGGCTGTCCCCcagcccttcccttcccatccagGCCACAAAAACACTCTCCGCACTGGGTCATGCGCTCGCCTCCTCACAGTAGCAGAAAAGCGGGCCCAGAAGGAGGTAGCGCGCAGCCGGGGTACCACAGCTCACCAGCCTCACCTGGACAGGCTCTAAGCCCAGCCTGTCCTGCCTGGAGCCCGGATTCCCTTCCAGAGGGCTCTTTGGCCCCTACATGAAGACTGTgacagggagctcactacctctcGAGGCTGCCTATTCCATGGTCACAAGCCTTTCCCTTGTTCCCTGGATTCTCAGGTTTAGAACTAAAAGGGGCCTCCGACAACCGTCTCTTACACGCACACATCTGGGGCGGCTGCAGCCCAGAGAGGACGCGGCAGGTAGTGTCGCCCTCTGACCCGTTCGCCTGTCAGACCATCATCCCGAGGCCCTCCTGGCCCCTCATCGCTACCTGGGGGCCGCAGCTTGTTTCTCAGGCTCACCTTCCAAACGTCTGCCTGTCAGCCCCCTTCCCCCCAGCAGAGGCAGATCGGGCTGGATGATTCCTCCCCAAACCTCCTCCCTCCTTGGCTTGTCGGGACCCTCCCCTCCTGGCCTCCCCCGGGAGTGACGAGGGGCCTGAGTGGTGCACTCGGGTCCTAGCCGGGGTGCATGTCCTCCAGGAAGGCCCCCGGCTTTGGGCTGCAAATGAGCCTCGGCCTCAAGCCTCCCTGGACAGGGCCTGGAGGCCCGGCCGGCCCCGGCTTCCAGAGCTCCCGCAGGAAACGACGGGGAAGAGCTGGAGGTGGGGGCCGGAAGGCCACTCACGGGTCTCCCAGCATCCTTTGTGCCTGGGCCAGTTCTCTTGACCTCTGCTACGGCACTAGGcaggtccccattttacaggtgaggaaaccaaggcagatgtGGAGGAAGGGCCTCGCCCTGGGCCACTCGGC encodes:
- the LOC123245751 gene encoding tubulin alpha-3 chain — its product is MPSDKTIGGGDDSFNTFFSETGAGKHVPRAVFVDLEPTVVDEVRTGTYRQLFHPEQLITGKEDAANNYARGHYTIGKEIVDLVLDRIRKLADLCTGLQGFLIFHSFGGGTGSGFASLLMERLSVDYGKKSKLEFAIYPAPQVSTAVVEPYNSILTTHTTLEHSDCAFMVDNEAIYDICRRNLDIERPTYTNLNRLIGQIVSSITASLRFDGALNVDLTEFQTNLVPYPRIHFPLATYAPVISAEKAYHEQLSVAEITNACFEPANQMVKCDPRHGKYMACCMLYRGDVVPKDVNAAIATIKTKRTIQFVDWCPTGFKVGINYQPPTVVPGGDLAKVQRAVCMLSNTTAIAEAWARLDHKFDLMYAKRAFVHWYVGEGMEEGEFSEAREDLAALEKDYEEVGVDSVEAEAEEGEEY